Proteins encoded together in one Lathyrus oleraceus cultivar Zhongwan6 chromosome 5, CAAS_Psat_ZW6_1.0, whole genome shotgun sequence window:
- the LOC127087816 gene encoding uncharacterized protein LOC127087816 encodes MTNGILATLVQFYDLLYHCFTFPDYQLMPILKEYSYLLGSPISDQIPFSGFEEIPKDNVISEATHLKMSEIKAHMTTKGGILGFPTKFLMDKACYFASMKSMDAFKAILTLLIYGLFLFPNVDNFVDINVIKIFLIVNPIPTLLADTYHSIHLKNSYSGWMIICCVPLLYKWLISHLSRSTSFWDLKDGILWSQKIMSLTHSDIEWYSHAYYEVKIIDRCGEFSNVPLLGTKGGISYNPILNRH; translated from the coding sequence ATGACAAATGGAATTCTTGCTACACTAGTCCAGTTCTATGATCTATTgtatcattgcttcacttttccagattacCAGCTTATGCCAATACTAAAGGAGTATTCCTATTTGCTTGGATCACCTATTTCTGATCAAATCCCATTTTCTGGATTTGAGGAGATTCCTAAGGATAATGTTATTTCTGAAGCTACTCATTTGAAGATGTCTGAGATTAAAGCTCATATGACCACCAAGGGAGGTATTCTTGGGTTTCCAACTAAGTTTCTGATGGATAAAGCTTGTTACTTTGCTAGTATGAAGAGTATGGATGCTTTCAAGGCTATTCTTACcttgctcatttatggattgtTCCTCTTTCCTAATGTTGACAACTTTGTTGACATTAATGTTATTAAGATATTCTTGATTGTAAATCCAATTCCCACTCTACTTGCAGATACCTACCATTCCATTCATCTCAAAAACTCTTACAGTGGATGGATGATTATATGTTGTGTGCCTTTACTTTACAAGTGGCTTATTTCTCACTTGTCTCGGTCTACTTCTTTTTGGGATCTTAAGGATGGTATTTTATGGTCACAGAAGATTATGTCTCTTACACATTCTGATATTGAATGGTATAGTCATGCTTACTATGAGGTGAAAATCATTGATAGATGTGGAGAGTTttctaatgtgcctcttcttggtacaaaagGAGGTATCAGCTACAACCCAATTTTGAATCGTCATTAG